A window of Xenopus laevis strain J_2021 chromosome 1L, Xenopus_laevis_v10.1, whole genome shotgun sequence genomic DNA:
ACAATATGGGGAATATGAAGAGAGATTCAAAATTATACACAATCATTTTAGATATGATTTTCTGAACACCCAAGATTACACTAGCGTTTTCTCCACCATTAGGAAAGCACTCAATGTGGTCCAGGTTTTTATTTCTTTCCTCCTGTAGAAGAAAGCTATCCTGATGGTTTCAATTTTGCACTTAAAATCAGTTTTACATCAgtgatcatttaaaaacaaaaaaacattaatttgcaGTCCCTGAGAGTGACAAATGGAAATTTAAAAATCAGTATGCAAAATGTTGcagaataaacattttaaaaacttcaCCTCTGGTGTAAAACGGATTGTTGACTGCAAATGGATTTTCATAGTGAAATAAGATGAACACCTTCTGCAAACATCTTTTATGTATCCCTGCTGTAAAAGATTTCTATTTTGCAATAATGAGAGCCATGCCCTGTCCCCGTCTAATCCTAGCATAGCATTACTTGTATTGGCTggcaatataattaataatatgcaaatatgcaaataagcAAAGAAGGGACTGACCACACAGAATCAACGAAAGCCTGTACAGACCTGTCCCGTTTTAGACAAACAGCTGCATATTGCTTTGAGCAGCTACTGCGCGAGAAGGTTGGAAAAATCCTCCTCCAATGGGATATTCATCCATTATTaatgcaaaagagaaaaaaggggGTAATACAACTTTGCATAAACAAGTTTCTGCCTCTTAAATTTTAGTGCTAGTTTTATGAAACACAGGTTCTCCCACAGGCAGAAACAGGAGCCttggagaaaaacattttgacacCTCCAGTGAAATGCAATTTATCtgtcctttaatgaaactgctCCACATTCCAACTGTCTAGAAAGTTACATTCCAAGCACcagtttttttaaacatgatcTTCTCCTACATACACATATAGCTGAAACCCTATTTATATTGACAAGTGTAAAAGATCAGCAGAACCCAATGGCTTTGCCAACATACTGTAGCTAGCAGTAATGCTTTgttattttaaaggcaaagtaattcAAGATCAAGTGCTTAAGAAACACAAGTTTGTGTAATAAAATATGGCACATCACAATAAAGAAATCTCCATTTCATGTTTATGAAAGGTGAAACAATCCATGgattagacagacagacacacagtcCAGGACACTAAGAGCAATGACAAAAAGAGCACAAAAGCTTCTGTTTATTCTAGAGCAGTTTCAGGCTGAAAAGCAAGATTTTCAGGCATATCCCTTTCTATGGATGGCGGCCAGGGGGAATTTGGGCACCTTTACATCTGTGGCCCACAAACATAATTTTAAAGTAACTTCTTCCAGCACTCCGTGACACTTAAAATTCTTTGAGATATACAACTGTTTCCTGATCTGGAACGGGCAATAACATTCTATTAATCTAGACTAGAAATCTTATGATTCCACATTGTGCACATCCTCAAGAAACTAATCTTGGCAGTTGATGCCAAGGGAGTTAAGACATTAATATTCACTTAacctttgtacaaaaaaaataaataaaaaaaaaaaaagagctaaataagcattcaccctcTATTATATTCTTCATCTGCTGGTTGATGCAGAGCACATGAAAAATAAGTCAATTGTGATTGTGACATGCACACGGACAAGGACGGGGCTCAACAGTTTCtgcaggaatttactttggctaatgagcatgctcagttcttctcagctcagataaCAAAACACACCTCCAGTAACAAAACAcacctccagtctaacagccaatgaagagatagccttgctggttcccatagaaactctagctgtctgatcctatttttttttctcccaactacctctcctgagctcagcttaactattaaagtgctcaaccccagcataactttttatcaaagtatgttgtgcctgtgtaaacctgcattctgcattggactttacagcatacatgtcctgtttgcagatgtcaatgttatttaTGTTATCAGAGGAAAAATAGTCGCAGGGTGAAAGTTGATATTTGTtgtaggaaaatgtgatggtgttggcaaatggaggggtatatgcagtacaaatgatgtggcttgggtggggaagatatgcccaacgtATATagatggtaggaaaatgtaggcttttacATGTCCTTGAAGGTTTTTTTAAGCATAAAATGATAGTGACGGAGTCCTTTGTAAATTCTAAGCCAAGCAGTGTTGCCATACCCTGGACCCAACGTCTTTGGTTTCACCTTagtctttgtatttttttggagAGGAGAGTGCCAGAAAATACAGCCCCTGAACTTCACTAAGCACaagactttattattctttatgGAACTTCTGGTGCTCAGTGAAGTGTCAGGGCTGTATCTTTGAGGTGCTGTAGCTCCAACAATACAGTGGTTTCTGCAAAACAATGTGCCATGCCCAGGACCTGAAGATGGCACTATTGTGTCATTTAGTAGCTGTTAGTACTACTACTTTTAACAATGTACATAAAATATCACTAGGAGAAGCACATGCTCCACGCACcacttttaataatttgattttgcATTTCAGTTAAGACCTTTGATTAAAGTATGCACTTGTCCTAATTCTTAATCAGGTATACTGCAAATAAAAtgcttcagaaatacaaaatataagaTAGAAATGAGATGAAACTGATCAAATCAGAGATGTCATCATTAAGCTAGAATGTGGTACAACAAACCAATCAAGAAGGTCGTCTATCCAATAGTCTTAACTGGAAACTGGTGCTATGTTACATTATTTAAGAGATCAAATTCACATATACTCTCAGCAAAGTTTTTATGAAGTTCAGACATTTCTGAAGTTGATGCAGGTGGTATACTGTCCAGTACAGGATCAGGCTCTGGCAAGGAACACTCAGCTGCTGAAGGTTCTTCTTCAAAAAGATCCTGTATGTTAGGAGGGCTATCTACAGGGGGAAGATTTTGTTCATCAGAGCTATCATCAAAATGCAAACCATCTAGTATTCCAGTGGCAGCATCTAAGTGTCTATTACTTGAACATAAATCAGAGGCTTTGGAATCAGAGTCTGCCCTTTCTCCACTTTGTACCTCTGTGGTACTTACTGTGGCAGAAGTAGCTGGCGATTGGCTGTGCAGGGAGTTGGTTGATTCAATGCTAGTTTTATTTTCAGGTACCAAGGAGCTGTGGTTATTGGATGGGAGATCCTCTACCATTGGCGTATCACTGTCGCTGTCAATGGTGATAATGATGGGAGAAGCAGCTGGAGAACTAGTTTGTTCCCTATGGCGTTTTTTCTtgtgcttctttttcttcttctttttgtggTGCTTTGCCCCTTCAGCTGCTTTGCCCTCATATACTATTTCTACACTTGGGCTTCTTGTCTTTTTTCTCAACTTCTGCTTAGGTTCAGAGGATGAACTAACTAAaccttttttaaaactcccagTGTGATTGTCCAGAGAAGCCTTGTCGGCTTGCACACCTCCCTCTTTTCGTTTGGCAGATGAAGCTTCCCGACTGTTTCCTTCCCTTTTGTGCTTTTCCAAATGGTgggttttgtattttctttttccacttGGTTTGTCAGATCTGGTATGCTCAGTCCCTGATGTATTCATCTGACTGCTTGAGCGACTCCTTGACCTGTATCTGTCACGGCGATATTGTTTACTAGCAATATGGCCTCTCTCTCTTCttgtatctttcttttcagagTAAGACTGAATTTTATATTCTGGGCTAGCAGAGGGTCTTGAATAATGTCCTCGACCACAAGTCCGTCTCTTGTAGGACTGCTCGTAGCCATCTCTATTCCGACTGTAATAGGTATATTCCCACTGATAAGTACTGCGATAATTGTTGGTGGAAAAATCGTTGTCGCTATCATGACTGCGTGATCTACCCCTACTGTGATTTCGGCTTCTAGAGCTTGACTGACATCTCTCTTTGGAGCTTTCACTAGTTAGTGACACAGTCCTACTCCTCCAAGACAGACTCCGATCTCTACTCCTggatctctttctttctcttctaaTTCTATTCCTGCTTTTTTCAGGACTTCTGCGTTTAAGACTGCAATGTCTCCTACGATTGTTGTGGCTCATATTGCGAGAAGAACGAGAATAACAATCTGAACTCCGTGACCTATCCCTCCAGCTGGACAATGCATAACTACTGTTCAAATCTCCCTTATCCTTTTTTGATGATATATCAAGCTGacgttttcccttttcttttttcctggaATGGGAATGTTTGCTAGATATGGCTTTTCCTTTATGGCTGGTTTTACGTGAACGTTTTTCTTTTGCGGGTGTGTACAAAGAGGATGATGATCTGCTCAACTCGCTACTGTCACTTAGGATGAATGGCTTAATCAGAGGCTTTTTAGTATCTTCTGTCTTAACCTCACACAATGAGCTCTCCGAGTCAGATGACAATTGAACTAATTCTGGAGTTCTTTCTGCTAGTGGTTTAACATAGCCTACTATAACACATTCATCAGCTGGAAAGGACTGATCCTGTAGGTTATCCGCTGTTTCACTATTGGACACATCTTGTGAAATCTGTGTGATGCTGGGTGGCTCATCATCTGAGCTTTCTGTGATATCTAGTGTAGTGGATACAGCTGAGGCTTGATCCAGTGTGGAATAAGAGGGACCAGGGGTCTCATCATCCCAAGCTGTCTGGCCAACACCAAGAGCAGCAGAGGGAATATCTGGATCTCTGGTTTCTGCTTCATCTGGTGATATTGTTATGACAGATGACTCAGACCGGCTTTCTTCCTCATATGAAGGAGCAGGACAATCATAGTTTGCATGCTGATCATATGCTTCAATATTGTAAGGACATCGGGCAAAATTTACAAACTCATGTATGAAGTGGTCTGTGCGGTGAAGCAAAAAAGGTCGAAGATCCTCAACAAATGCTTGACTTTCCATGTCATATCGTGTGACATTACTCATAATAATATGCTGTACAATGTTAACAAGTGAACCATGGCTACCAAAGAGTACGGTCAACTCTCTTTTTAACCATGGTACTAGCCGATGGAGGCAAGCAGGGTTATGCCGGAAGAATTCAGCAGAAATATCTCTGTAACGTCCTCCATCCTGGATGTTTCTGACACGTATTCCAGACCGGTACAATGCCCTTCTGAAGTTAATCAGTTCTTGCTCTTGAATTTGCCTCATAGAACGACCTTCTGCACTGGCTTGCCGCCTGGAGGCTAGCCTTCTTATCATCTGGTGGATTTCCTCATCTCTTTGATGTAATGACTGATTTGAAAACCCTTCAAATAAAATTCCATTGTCAGGAGGTGAAAATGTCCTTTGGGTGCTTGAAGGCCTTGATGTCCGAATGGGTACCTGGTGGTCTCTAGTCATAGTTGTGCGATAACGAAATCTATGTCCATCAGAACTGGCAAATGAGCCGTTCACTGTGGGCCTCAAGACATATTCTTTAAAATCATCCTCTGCTTTGACACTATGGAAAATGGAGTAAAAGGGTTGCTTGCATAGAGGGCATTCAGCTTTGTTCTTTGCCCACTCTTGAATGCAACGGAAACAAAATCTGTGCAGACATCGATCAAGGTGCGACACGTTGTCAAATCTATCCAAACATATTGGGCACTTTGAGTCTGGGGATGCATCTGCTGAAGTTCCATGACTCTGTAGTTTGCTTGTGCCAGCTTTAGGTGAAAAGCTGCCATCAAGTGAATAACTGTTAGAGGACGATgccatcatctaaaaaaaaagaaaaaaaaaaaaagaaccgtCTGAAATGTTCAAGTGCTGGTCATATTAAAAGTACATGTACATTTTTGATTGTATTTTTAAGAGACAATTACATTCCTACGCTTAATGacatatacatttctatattCAGGGCTTCTACCcacattgtatttaaaggggcagttcaccttaatattaacttttagcacaggggtgtccaaactttttgcaatgagggccagatttagtgaggtgaaaatgtgtgggggccgaccattcatcctgacatccattccgaggtagctagcttgtgatcaggatcattcactcttGGAGATGGACGCCTACACGGCGTTAaggaagtggagaagtggagtctgttctCAGCCCTAAAAAAGTAATTGATAGCGGTGCGTCACtgcgttccagtacgtgtctattgctaacaccttcagcacacatgCAGCAGTATAGATCATTTCAcgaatgtgcccaaatattactgctacagctacgtgattcctgatagcactgtgctggggggccacattattattcatttcatgatggaggctgagggctggtATAAATTTGAAAATGAGCCATAATTGGCCACCGGGcttgactttggacatgcctgttttAACATGATAGCTCTAATTATCTTTAAATGCTTTGGTCAATCGGTTTGTGAAATACTTTCATAATTTATTCCGCAACTCTCTTTCTGTTGCAGGCTCAAAATAGGCAGAATATAATtcctaataattcaaaaactttacaaCATAAATAATTATCTACGGACATATTGTTTATAAGAGGTCCATATAACAAAGTTAAtatgaaggtgaacatcccttttaAGAGTTTGTAACATTCTCTCTGAATATGTAAACACATGTCCAACATTTAGTTGCGTATTCAAGATCCTGCAATGGTTGTGGAGTGGTCTATAGTACTGTACTataaagaaaagtatattttgcATTATCATTCAGATAAATTAGAATTAATATAATTGTACATTGCTCAAATATAGATAAATTTAAAGATTAGCCAGTAAGTACTATGACTATGGATACTAGCCCTTTGAGTTTACCATGCAGTGGCTAGTGAGTGCAACTGAACTAAAATCCCCATATAATTTAAACAACAACCCAATACAAAGCAAATAGTGATCAGGTAatgtaaaatgagccattttttcccatttattactGTATTACTCATTTACATACATTAGGTAACCCTAAATGGGACAAACTAAAGCTGTGATTCtcaaagggatggttcaccttcaggttaaccttaagtatgttatagaacgaccaattctaagcaacttttcaattggtcttcattattttttttaaagaattatttgccttcttcacctgcctctttctatctttcaaaatggggtcactgaccccgtctataaacaaatgctctgtaaagctacaaatttattgctactttttattactcatccttctgttccgaccctcccctattaagaTTCCATATTgtctttcaaatcaatgcatggttgctacttgctagggtaatttggaccctagcaaccagattgctgacattgcaaactggaatgctgctgaataaaaagctcaataactcaaaaacaacaaataataaaaaatgaataccaagtgcaaatgatctcagaatatcactctctacagcatactaaaagttaacttaaaggtgaacaacccctttaatactttagcTGAGACATTGTTACATAGGGGAAAAGCCTGGCTGATATAGATATGAAGCAGCTATGTTTAGTATATGGGTTTCTCCATCCTGTCATTTATGAATAACTGACTTTGTAGTTAAAAGACCAGTTGACAATTTCTGTAACAGGTGGACATTTTTGAAGAGATAACATTCTGACAGGTAACGAAGGAACCCATACATACAGACAAATTCTAATAGTGAATAAACCTAGCAAACAAGATAAAAAATAGGCTACTTTACCCTGCATTTAATTGTAGTAAGAATCTATAAATGTACAGACGCATAAGGACCAACCAACCAGTAAagctggatttttttaaatatccgatcgtcatcgtgagaccacgatttttctcagaacgatcgtatgaattgtccatctactaaaaagaccaatttggcaggaaaacaaaggggagctgcctgcttggccctgcaaacatagatagattgcactgggaccgacaaagattttttgacctggccgatctattttctgacagatgttggccgaaaaatcgtaagatgtacgattgtttgaatcccactaaccgcacgataatttcgaaggattggtcgtacttccctaaaatcggtctttCGGCAATTAGAATCGTCTCggctatggggagcttaaggggcTGAAGCAGACAACTTCCCTCCTAGAAACAATAAGTATTTCTATGCAGAAATCTAAAGGAATGCTGTGCAGCCATAACCTCCCAGTGTATATGAAGGACATACAGAACTGAAGCTCTATAGCGTTAGCATCTAGTGTGTACTGCTGCCATTTAGAAAACCTATGGCCCGACTATAAGAGTAATTTAGGTGGTAATTATCATTAAACTGAACCACAAATGAAAATCGTGAGCCCCAGTATCACAGCAGGCATAGTTTCAAACCACAGTCATTACACTTTATGCACAAACACGTCTTACAGTATCTGCTGCTTCCTGTCTCCCTCCCGGCCGCCGCCGCTTGGTTCTCTTCTCCCTCATGACGAGGCCGTAAATCAGGTATGAAATCCGCGACAAAATGACCAGACTTCCTGATTATGGGTTCATTGTTACCATGTACCCCTTCCTATTACACAACCCTGCCCTCTTACCCCGCCCAGTACACTATGAAGTCAGGCAAGGAATTCTGGGATAGGGGACGTTCATTCAGCGTGCTTACGTAGCTAGCGCCCCCGGCGGCTAGGAGGTGTGACTGAAACGGATATTGTAGGGCTGGAATCGTACAGGATGTAGCAGTGTTGCTATAGTAAAGGAGGGGCGGAGAAAGGAAACATTGCGCTCGAGTCAACTTCCGATCCATGCGAGTGAAAAATCTCTATTCACCATGATTTTATTGAGCAAGAAAACGGTGGAATGGATTTGTTCCCTGGTAAGGAACGCTGCAAAAGTATCATGCTTCTAGAACGTCCGGCTGGGTGGGTTgcgctatttaaaggggaactccacacaaacataacttaagctttttgaaaatgaaacataatttaaaagcatctttgcaatatagttcaattaaaaaatatgcagacttttcatgatttgtaatggtttggaacagttccctaagcctagtcccctgctctcctgctgatctgtctgactactttgctgagctggctgactactgttactttgtatcaacagccatctgtccttagcctgcatcctccaaaccccacaattccctgcacaggtgatttcaataaggaacggaacatcatagtgcaatgcattgtgggttatgtagttcctgcatgctgtctgtaaactgtggagaagttgttacaatttgtgacatcagtgttttagtccctccttccctgccaggatttcaaattattcagaaagagaagaactgttaaacagctggatttcagaaaatggcatttattcatattatttgaagaaaccggtaactgtgatggatatattagggggttctgtgttatgtggacctctttatcaaaGTTTGGTTTGGAAgacagagttcccctttaaattaaatcaatGCATCCCAGTGGCTTGTATTTCTTATAAGTGCCACTTTTTTATTTCACATGGTCTGTAACTTAATTATAAGGGTAGATTTCAGCTATTTACCATCTTATATATGCCTTGTATGCTGACACTGCCCTTAGATGTGTGCAATATGTATGTATACACATCTCTATTTCTGACATCAATGAAAAGCTGAAGTAGTAGTTAGATTTTTACTTGTATTCATGGGcgtccacatataggggcaaggggAGGCACTGCCCCCCCCTtggacttgtacttcatgcctatcttgccaatgtgcatctgtaatggcacagcccgggaccctgagggagaaggcacttaccctgccacacgatcatcagtgtcagactgggacaccagggaaccacccaaaaaccttagaccagggacccactctcagtactattattcttcctctccttactcaaccgctattctcctagtctcttctctttacattatataatactatcatctattattccatctatttagtctttttggtctcatagaaataaagaatgaccgtgaaatagtccaaatgtttagcagcatgagggcccactgacacctgggcccaccggcagtTCTCCTGGTATGCCAGTGGGCCAGTTGACACTGACTCTAGGTAATTAcgcctggtgaaaacatttttattatcatacctcctttgtgttgtctgtgaaaatgttatgtgctgctcagacaccatATGTTTTCTAGTATTTATATAACGTAAATGATACACTTTTTCCCAactcactgcaatgttgcttcattcagtaactgcttagacatcccactatgctgcacaataaaaactgcCTAGATAGTATGTCAAAAattagtatatttcttttttttaaaaggtattgtgttgagttacaaacatgaagtataatgtgcagcacttttgagtagttaggggcccctgaaATAGAGCATTTTGGTGAAGAGAATTACCATAAAACTGTCAAGTTGGGCATTCCTCTGGgcttaccagaactctgctgtaatatgtaagtgtatagaatcccttttggtctacttatctagatgtgccagaaagaatccaagtacaggtatctcattcc
This region includes:
- the topors.L gene encoding E3 ubiquitin-protein ligase Topors produces the protein MREKRTKRRRPGGRQEAADTMMASSSNSYSLDGSFSPKAGTSKLQSHGTSADASPDSKCPICLDRFDNVSHLDRCLHRFCFRCIQEWAKNKAECPLCKQPFYSIFHSVKAEDDFKEYVLRPTVNGSFASSDGHRFRYRTTMTRDHQVPIRTSRPSSTQRTFSPPDNGILFEGFSNQSLHQRDEEIHQMIRRLASRRQASAEGRSMRQIQEQELINFRRALYRSGIRVRNIQDGGRYRDISAEFFRHNPACLHRLVPWLKRELTVLFGSHGSLVNIVQHIIMSNVTRYDMESQAFVEDLRPFLLHRTDHFIHEFVNFARCPYNIEAYDQHANYDCPAPSYEEESRSESSVITISPDEAETRDPDIPSAALGVGQTAWDDETPGPSYSTLDQASAVSTTLDITESSDDEPPSITQISQDVSNSETADNLQDQSFPADECVIVGYVKPLAERTPELVQLSSDSESSLCEVKTEDTKKPLIKPFILSDSSELSRSSSSLYTPAKEKRSRKTSHKGKAISSKHSHSRKKEKGKRQLDISSKKDKGDLNSSYALSSWRDRSRSSDCYSRSSRNMSHNNRRRHCSLKRRSPEKSRNRIRRERKRSRSRDRSLSWRSRTVSLTSESSKERCQSSSRSRNHSRGRSRSHDSDNDFSTNNYRSTYQWEYTYYSRNRDGYEQSYKRRTCGRGHYSRPSASPEYKIQSYSEKKDTRRERGHIASKQYRRDRYRSRSRSSSQMNTSGTEHTRSDKPSGKRKYKTHHLEKHKREGNSREASSAKRKEGGVQADKASLDNHTGSFKKGLVSSSSEPKQKLRKKTRSPSVEIVYEGKAAEGAKHHKKKKKKKHKKKRHREQTSSPAASPIIITIDSDSDTPMVEDLPSNNHSSLVPENKTSIESTNSLHSQSPATSATVSTTEVQSGERADSDSKASDLCSSNRHLDAATGILDGLHFDDSSDEQNLPPVDSPPNIQDLFEEEPSAAECSLPEPDPVLDSIPPASTSEMSELHKNFAESICEFDLLNNVT